In Haloarcula ordinaria, the genomic window ATGGCCTTATCGAGGTCAGTGTTCCACGAGCGAGGGTCGTGCTCAGCGATGTCATAGCCGACTGCAAGTACACAATCGGCCTGGAAGATTGCCGTTGACGCCTCGGATTCCGGTCCAGAACCGAGTGTCATCAGCGAATTATCGAGACGATCTGAGACCGCTCCTTTTCCCATGTATGTCGCGACAACGGGCATCCCAGCGTGGTCGATCAGTTCGCGCAACTGGTTAGCCGTTGACGTTCGGACGGCACCGTTACCGGCTAACACCAGCGGGGAATCTGCGTTCTCGAGAAGTTCGGCGGCGTGGTCGAGCGACCGCTCGTCGGGGGCAGCCCGTCGCACACGTGGCCGAGTTGGGAGGGCCTCCGCGTCGACCTCTTGTGCTGCCACGTCTTCAGGAAACTCGAGATGGGTCGCACCGGGTTTCTCGTACTCGGCGAGCTTGAACGCCTTGCGTACTGACTCCGGAATGATCTCGGCCTCGGTGATCTGTGTGTTCCACTTCACGACCGGCTCGAACATGTGGACGATATCGAGGGCTTGGTGGCTCTCCTGGTGGAGGCGTTCGAGCCCACCCTGTCCCGTAATCGCGACAAGTGGAGACTTGTCGAGATGGGCGTCTGCGACGCCAGTGAGAAGATTCGTGGCACCTGGCCCCAGCGTGGAGAGGCAGACACCGGCTTCGCCTGTCAATCGGCCGTGGACGTCGGCCATAAACGCCGCACCCTGTTCGTGTCGCACCGGGATGAACTGGACATCTGAATCTCGGAGTGAGAACAGCAGATCTTCGAGTTCCTCTCCCGGGAGACCGAACACGTACTCGACACCCTCTGTTTCGAGGCAGCTGACGAGGAGATCGGATGCCTTCATCATTCCACCCAGACTGTCTTGCGATTGACGAACTCCATGATGCCCGCATTCGAGAGTTCGCGGCCGTAGCCAGATTCCTTGACCCCGCCAAACGGGACCCGTGGATCGGACTTCACCAGCTGATTCACGTAAACGTTCCCAGCGTCGATCTGTCGAGCGAGGCGCTCGCCGCGCTCGCGGTCTTCGGTCCAGATGCTCGCACCCAGACCGAACTCGGTATCGTTCGCTTTCACGATCGCCGCGTCCTCGTCTGGGACCTCATAGACGGCGGCGACGGGCCCGAACGTCTCCTCACTGTCGGCCGGACAGCCCTCGGGGACATCGGCGAGGATCGTCGGGGGGTAGTACGCACCCTGCCGATCGAGGGGTTCACCTCCCGTGACGACCCGTGCACCCGCCTCGACGCTCGCCTCGACCTGTCTGTGGAGGTCTTCCAGGAGATCTTGACGGGCCTGGGGGCCGACGTCGGTCTCCTCGTCCATCGGATCGCCAACCGTGAGTGACGAGACCGCTTCGGTGAACTTGTCGAGGAACGCCTGGTACACGTCCGTGTGAACGATGAATCGCTTGGCTGCGATACATGACTGCCCACCGTTCTGGTTTCGCGCCCACGTGCCGGTCTCGGCGGCGGCCGAGATATCGGCGTCGTCGAGGACGATGAACGGGTCGCTTCCGCCGAGTTCCAGCACAGTCTTTTTGAGGTGCTCGCCCGCTGTCGACGCGACAGCCCTCCCAGCCGGTCCACTTCCGGTCAGTGTTGCGGCTCGGATGCGGTCGTCCGCGAGGATCCCGTCGACGAGATCCGACGGAATCAGCAGTGACTGGAAGACCCCCTCGGGGTAGCCAGCCTCGCGAAACACCTCCTCGATTGCCATCGAACAGCCGGGGACGTTCGACGCGTGTTTCAGCAGCCCGACGTTCCCCGCCGTCAGCGAGGGGGCGGCAAATCTGAATACCTGCCAGAACGGGAAGTTCCACGGCATTACTGCGAGTATTGGTCCCAGTGGCTCGTAAACGGTCTCGACTGCCGCTCCCGGTGGGCTAAGGTGGCCCTCGGGCTCCAGGTACGCACTCGCATGTTCCGCGTAGTGATCACAGCCCCACGCACACTTTTCGACCTCTGCGATAGCTTGCGAGATCGGTTTACCCATCTCCCGAGTCATCGTTTCGGCGTACTTGTACTTGTTCGCACGCAGGACTTCACCGGCGGCTGCAAGCAGTTCTTCGCGCTCCCGAACCGGCCGGCGGCGCCAGTCATGGAAAGCTGCATTCGCCTGGTCGAGAGCTTCTTCGACCCTCGATTGGGTGTGCTCCGCGTACGATTCGATTCGCTCGCCAGTCGACGGGTCGACTACATCCATGTCGTTGTAGATTGGGCGTGAAAGAGGTTAACTCACAGGGTGCCACCGGCTCCTGCACGTCAGCGGAGCGGACTGCGCGGCGGCGAGATACCGGCCATGTTGAGCGCTAAGGGGCCGTTCAGTCCCGATGCCGGAGCATTCAAGCGAGTTTACGGTCCTGGAGAAGACGATGTCTCGGTCAGAGGAGTGCGGTCTGTGCCAGTCCGAGGAAAATAAAATGCCCGAGGACGCCGGTCACGGTTGTGATGAAGACCGTGAGGATGCGTTCTATCCTCACGGATGTCCGGAGGCCGACGGACGCCACCTGGGCTCGGTGACGCAGCGGCGAGAGCCGTACTACTATGTAGACTCCACCGCAACTCATACATAATTGATTCTGTGACGGACGGATTGTACACCCTCGCACTGGCGACGCCGGCACTCCTTCAGCAGCTGCCGGTCTCGATCGATGTGTTCGTCGTGCTCGCTGTCGTTGCCATCGCGCTCATCCTGTTCGTCCTCCAGCCAGTCTCGATCGATACGACTGCCATCGCGCTGATGGTCGCGCTCATCCTCCTCGGTCCGTGGACAGGTGTCTCCCCAGAAGAGGGCGTGTCAGGCTTCTCGAACCCCGCGACGCTCACTGTGCTGGCGATGTTCATCCTCAGCGAGGGAGTGCGACAGACCGGCGTCATCCAGATCCTCACCCAGAAGATGGAGTCGTTCGCGGGAGACAGCGAGTCACGACAGCTCCTCGCGACGGTCGGACTGGCCGGCCCATCGGCGGGCTTCGTTAACAACACGCCCATCGTCGCCGTACTCATCCCCGCCGTCACGAAC contains:
- a CDS encoding NAD-dependent succinate-semialdehyde dehydrogenase, with translation MDVVDPSTGERIESYAEHTQSRVEEALDQANAAFHDWRRRPVREREELLAAAGEVLRANKYKYAETMTREMGKPISQAIAEVEKCAWGCDHYAEHASAYLEPEGHLSPPGAAVETVYEPLGPILAVMPWNFPFWQVFRFAAPSLTAGNVGLLKHASNVPGCSMAIEEVFREAGYPEGVFQSLLIPSDLVDGILADDRIRAATLTGSGPAGRAVASTAGEHLKKTVLELGGSDPFIVLDDADISAAAETGTWARNQNGGQSCIAAKRFIVHTDVYQAFLDKFTEAVSSLTVGDPMDEETDVGPQARQDLLEDLHRQVEASVEAGARVVTGGEPLDRQGAYYPPTILADVPEGCPADSEETFGPVAAVYEVPDEDAAIVKANDTEFGLGASIWTEDRERGERLARQIDAGNVYVNQLVKSDPRVPFGGVKESGYGRELSNAGIMEFVNRKTVWVE
- a CDS encoding acetolactate synthase large subunit; the protein is MMKASDLLVSCLETEGVEYVFGLPGEELEDLLFSLRDSDVQFIPVRHEQGAAFMADVHGRLTGEAGVCLSTLGPGATNLLTGVADAHLDKSPLVAITGQGGLERLHQESHQALDIVHMFEPVVKWNTQITEAEIIPESVRKAFKLAEYEKPGATHLEFPEDVAAQEVDAEALPTRPRVRRAAPDERSLDHAAELLENADSPLVLAGNGAVRTSTANQLRELIDHAGMPVVATYMGKGAVSDRLDNSLMTLGSGPESEASTAIFQADCVLAVGYDIAEHDPRSWNTDLDKAIIHVDHEPAEVYRHYNPDVEIVADISTVLRELRMHLDSAPGPEWCQDLRERIVASVQRKPESDDPFSVERTLPFLREAMADEDILISDVGSHKMAIAQSFPTYEPTTCIISNGLASMGIAVPGGIAADLATATNVVVATGDGGFLMNAAEIETATRLNLGYTIIVFNDDDYGLISENQVTHTGEHFGTELTNPDFERFAESFGIDSYRPETWSEVETVLESVVPANEMSLVEITLG